Proteins found in one Kitasatospora sp. NBC_00315 genomic segment:
- a CDS encoding ATP-binding protein produces MSRTGHGLEYRLVVNATAADPAERMECVGFARHALRSAATGWGITGTVLDDLLAVASELIANAATHNRPGTIDATLRLAPPGDRLRVEVADGGSGQPRPQDRFGDDEEVTGRGLLMVGALTDCWGATKTATGKTVWAECILPAPVDIPAVARQARRAAAVADVVTASRLRTLPLLVPACAPVA; encoded by the coding sequence GTGAGCCGGACCGGGCACGGGCTGGAGTACCGCCTGGTCGTCAACGCCACCGCCGCCGACCCCGCCGAGCGCATGGAATGCGTGGGCTTCGCCCGCCACGCACTGCGCTCCGCCGCGACCGGCTGGGGCATCACCGGCACCGTGCTGGACGACCTGCTCGCCGTCGCCTCCGAACTGATCGCCAACGCCGCCACCCACAACCGGCCCGGCACCATCGACGCCACGCTGCGCCTGGCCCCGCCCGGCGACCGGCTGCGCGTCGAAGTCGCCGACGGCGGAAGCGGCCAGCCTCGCCCGCAGGACCGGTTCGGCGACGACGAGGAGGTGACGGGCCGCGGTCTGCTGATGGTCGGCGCCCTCACCGACTGCTGGGGAGCGACGAAGACCGCGACGGGCAAGACGGTGTGGGCCGAGTGCATCCTGCCCGCCCCGGTCGACATCCCCGCCGTCGCCCGCCAGGCCCGCCGCGCGGCCGCCGTCGCCGACGTGGTCACCGCCTCCCGGCTGCGCACCCTGCCGCTCCTGGTACCGGCCTGCGCCCCTGTGGCGTAG